Proteins encoded within one genomic window of Apis mellifera strain DH4 linkage group LG1, Amel_HAv3.1, whole genome shotgun sequence:
- the LOC552229 gene encoding esterase B1, with protein MNGITLSIFFSVLTLNNADIQRTSVVQTNSGPVQGAALTTVWNGIEYSSFKGIPYASPPIGNRRFRPPVPPQPWNETLDAIEEANECPQEMSNVYSGNEDCLYLSVFTPQTKFNDKELKTLKPVMVWIYGGSFLRGSNNASLYGPDFFMEQDVVLVTFNYRLGALGFLYLKHENAAGNAAMRDQLMVLEWVRDNIAAFGGDPNRVTLFGESAGGASVNYHVLSEKSRGLFHQAIEQSGTSATYLYKTQKAAFQTACKLASELGFESDDPNELLKFFLEADAKDLVATTNRAFPLGTDFSVPFAPIKENPDLVDPKDMFLSECPITLAANQKFNKMPVMLGFTHDEVLDFSGELYQIINTTADILNELFNLKLDLQGPYEEVKELSVVLSDFIMKGPIDFAQRLLVDGNDDYPVYYYQLSYVSNYALHAQDGIPEPGIAHFDDIGLLFNVESLNAPTDPRHPFNQFRQKLVTLWANFAKYGNPTPANANPLNDVIWKPSGEAGQLLDMGDNFQMIDRKQAINERALITEKYLYVSMPITSDCNEISYANYFSLF; from the exons ATGAACGGTATAACTTTGTCGATTTTCTTCTCGGTGTTGACGTTGAATAACGCCGATATTCAACGAACATCGGTGGTTCAGACAAACTCGGGACCCGTTCAAGGCGCCGCATTGACTACAGTGTGGAACGGCATCGAATATTCATCATTCAAAGGCATCCCTTACGCCTCTCCACCAATTGGAAATCGTAGATTCAgg CCTCCTGTTCCACCACAGCCATGGAACGAAACTCTGGACGCCATAGAGGAGGCAAATGAATGCCCTCAAGAAATGTCGAATGTTTATAGTGGAAACGAAGATTGTTTGTATCTGAGCGTGTTTACTCCTCAG ACAAAATTCAATGACAAGGAATTGAAAACTCTGAAACCAGTTATGGTTTGGATTTATGGTGGCTCATTCCTTCGTGGATCCAATAACGCATCTCTCTACGGTCCCGACTTTTTCATGGAGCAAGACGTGGTTCTGGTTACCTTCAATTATCGCCTCGGTGCTTTAG GATTTTTATATCTGAAGCACGAAAACGCAGCTGGCAATGCCGCAATGAGGGATCAGCTGATGGTTCTGGAATGGGTTCGCGACAACATCGCAGCATTTGGAGGCGATCCAAATCGAGTGACGCTTTTCGGAGAGAGCGCTGGCGGCGCAAGCGTGAACTATCACGTTCTGTCTGAGAAATCTCGTG GCCTGTTCCATCAGGCCATCGAGCAAAGCGGGACAAGTGCCACGTATCTTTACAAGACGCAGAAAGCGGCGTTTCAAACTGCTTGCAAATTGGCCAGCGAGCTTGGCTTCGAGTCCGACGATCCAAACGAGTTGTTAAAGTTCTTCCTCGAGGCGGACGCGAAGGACCTCGTGGCAACGACCAATCGTGCCTTTCCGCTTGGCACCGAC TTCTCGGTGCCGTTCGCCCCTATAAAGGAGAATCCCGATCTCGTCGATCCAAAGGACATGTTCCTGTCCGAGTGTCCAATAACCTTAGCCGCAAATCAAAAGTTCAATAAGATGCCCGTGATGCTCGGCTTCACCCACGACGAAGTGTTGGATTTCTCGGGGG agctatatcaaattataaacacCACGGCGGATATTTTGAACgagttatttaatttgaagttGGATCTTCAAGGACCTTACGAAGAAGTTAAGGAATTGTCGGTg gTGTTATCGGACTTCATTATGAAGGGGCCAATCGATTTTGCTCAGAGGTTGCTCGTTGATGGTAACGACGATTATcctgtttattattatcaattgtcATACGTGTCTAATTATGCTCTGCATGCACAGGACGGTATACCTGAACCGG GTATCGCTCACTTTGACGACATTGGATTACTTTTTAACGTGGAAAGCTTGAATGCTCCAACGGATCCTCGCCATCCCTTCAACCAGTTCCGACAAAAATTGGTCACTTTGTGGGCAAATTTTGCGAAATATGG GAATCCAACTCCTGCTAACGCAAACCCATTGAACGACGTGATCTGGAAACCGTCTGGTGAAGCTGGACAATTATTGGACATGGGTGACAATTTCCAAATGATAGATCGCAAACAGGCGATCAACGAAAGGGCGTTAATTACCGAGAAATACCTGTATGTCTCCATGCCCATAACGAGCGACTGTAACGAGATTTCTTATGCGAATTATTTCagtcttttctaa